The following are encoded in a window of Planctomycetota bacterium genomic DNA:
- the topA gene encoding type I DNA topoisomerase yields MKKKTKKKIAKASGAGAKAKPATKIKFKSPVDASGAPEAKSEPVAKVKKAKVVLPATKGKSLVIVESPAKIKTISKILGSDYVITSSYGHIRDLPKSKLGIDIEDNFKPGYIIMRKQIKNVNALKKMAAASNGVYLATDPDREGEAIAWHLSEILGMPPDKFWRVSFDEITAPAVKEAFSHPRKISITLVNAQQTRRFLDRIMGYKLSPLLWDKITRGLSAGRVQSVALRLVVERERAIRSFKPQEHWKITADLSHAMPHGCRAHQGKDIFNATLYKLNDSNVGSPMDGSANIWIGSETESKKLVERLGKSDFKVLGITERESNQYPAPPFITSTLQQTASIKLNFSPRKTMMIAQQLYEGVELPEGPAGLITYMRTDSVRVSEVAIKECRSFIAKHFGEGLLNPEARHYKPSKQSQQAHEAIRPTYPAKMPDDIAQYLTRDQYKLYTLIWKRFTATQMKPAAWKSKSVEIESQLAPALELEVFSNDKRHKLIAEKILASVGSGQNGAVLEKIITILSRNKQDDETARKIIEALGQNVEDKALTARIIGIMDETVDGALILEKMNVARCLWSANERRLVAPGFMTLYNPEEQLLPGLKESGKLDVAQIIPAQSFTEPPPYYNEASLVKVLEKYGIGRPSTYAPIIATIQDRGYVIKRARQLTPTDLGLLVNDKLVPFFEDIINTQFTARIEEELDLIEEGQKELVPTLKEFYAPFAKDLEKAQAEMTSEKGKESGGKCPLCNSPIVERWSRFGKFLSCSAFPECRHTASLKPKAEPEKTDQVCEKCGKPMVIRFNRRRRTRFIACSGYPDCKNAKPFKKPGEEAEAAPEPARKQSPSVEETEANGTSAEETAAN; encoded by the coding sequence CGCCGGCCAAAATCAAAACCATCAGCAAGATTCTGGGCAGCGATTATGTCATCACCTCGTCTTACGGCCATATCCGTGACCTGCCCAAGAGCAAGCTCGGCATAGATATCGAGGACAATTTCAAGCCCGGCTATATCATCATGCGCAAGCAGATAAAGAATGTCAACGCGCTGAAAAAGATGGCGGCCGCGTCCAATGGCGTGTATCTGGCCACTGATCCGGACCGGGAAGGCGAGGCCATTGCCTGGCACCTGTCCGAGATTCTGGGCATGCCGCCAGATAAGTTCTGGCGGGTGAGTTTTGACGAGATTACCGCGCCGGCCGTTAAGGAGGCGTTCAGCCATCCCCGTAAGATTTCCATAACCCTGGTCAATGCCCAGCAGACCCGGCGTTTCCTGGACCGGATTATGGGCTATAAATTATCACCGCTCCTCTGGGACAAGATAACCCGGGGCCTGTCAGCCGGCCGGGTCCAGTCCGTGGCGCTTCGGCTGGTGGTGGAACGGGAAAGGGCCATCCGGTCATTCAAGCCCCAGGAGCACTGGAAAATAACGGCTGACCTGTCCCACGCGATGCCGCATGGCTGTCGCGCCCATCAGGGCAAGGACATATTTAACGCGACACTTTACAAACTTAACGACTCCAATGTCGGCAGTCCGATGGACGGCAGCGCCAATATCTGGATTGGCTCGGAAACCGAATCCAAGAAACTGGTCGAGCGCCTCGGGAAAAGCGATTTCAAGGTGCTGGGTATAACCGAACGCGAAAGCAACCAGTATCCGGCGCCGCCGTTTATCACCAGCACGCTCCAGCAGACCGCGTCCATCAAGCTCAATTTCAGCCCGCGCAAGACCATGATGATTGCCCAGCAATTATATGAAGGCGTGGAACTGCCGGAAGGCCCGGCCGGCCTGATTACCTATATGCGCACCGACTCGGTCCGGGTCAGCGAGGTGGCTATCAAGGAATGCCGGAGTTTTATCGCTAAGCACTTCGGAGAGGGGTTGCTTAATCCGGAAGCCCGGCATTACAAGCCCAGCAAACAGTCCCAGCAGGCGCACGAGGCCATCCGGCCGACCTATCCGGCCAAGATGCCGGATGATATCGCCCAATACCTGACCAGAGACCAGTATAAACTCTACACCCTTATCTGGAAACGGTTCACGGCCACCCAGATGAAACCGGCGGCCTGGAAGAGCAAATCAGTGGAGATTGAATCGCAGTTGGCGCCAGCACTGGAACTGGAGGTCTTCTCCAATGACAAGCGGCACAAGCTCATCGCCGAAAAGATACTCGCCTCAGTTGGGTCCGGCCAGAACGGGGCAGTGCTGGAAAAAATCATAACCATATTAAGCCGGAACAAGCAGGACGATGAGACGGCCCGGAAAATCATTGAAGCCCTGGGGCAGAATGTGGAAGACAAGGCATTAACCGCCCGGATAATCGGCATCATGGATGAAACCGTGGACGGTGCTCTGATACTTGAGAAGATGAACGTAGCCAGATGCCTTTGGAGCGCCAATGAACGCCGGCTGGTGGCTCCGGGATTTATGACCCTCTATAATCCCGAGGAGCAGTTATTGCCCGGCTTAAAAGAATCCGGCAAGCTGGACGTAGCGCAAATCATCCCGGCCCAGTCGTTTACCGAACCGCCGCCTTATTACAACGAGGCATCGCTGGTCAAGGTCCTGGAAAAATACGGCATCGGCCGCCCGTCCACCTACGCGCCGATTATTGCCACCATCCAGGACCGGGGCTATGTCATCAAGCGGGCCCGGCAGTTGACGCCGACTGATTTAGGCCTGCTGGTCAACGACAAACTCGTGCCGTTCTTTGAGGATATCATCAATACCCAGTTCACGGCCCGGATAGAAGAGGAACTGGATTTGATTGAGGAAGGCCAGAAGGAATTGGTCCCGACATTAAAGGAATTCTACGCGCCGTTTGCCAAGGACTTGGAAAAGGCCCAGGCCGAGATGACCAGCGAAAAGGGCAAGGAGAGCGGCGGGAAATGCCCACTGTGCAATAGTCCGATTGTCGAACGCTGGTCCCGGTTCGGCAAATTCCTATCCTGTTCGGCATTCCCGGAATGCCGGCATACCGCATCGCTCAAGCCAAAGGCTGAGCCGGAAAAGACCGACCAGGTCTGCGAAAAATGCGGCAAGCCCATGGTCATCCGGTTCAACCGCCGGCGCAGAACCCGGTTCATCGCCTGCTCCGGATATCCGGACTGCAAAAACGCCAAGCCGTTCAAGAAACCCGGTGAAGAGGCAGAAGCGGCCCCGGAGCCGGCCCGGAAACAAAGCCCGTCGGTTGAAGAGACCGAAGCCAACGGCACTTCAGCAGAAGAGACAGCCGCTAACTAA